One genomic region from Aquisalimonas asiatica encodes:
- a CDS encoding PFL_4695 family integrating conjugative element protein: MTRVPVAVFTVFVVLGVASDAPAGEVAPSASGSSPDEPLVVAEPADLLPVNTPEMEPGRLRATPSADAEGMLERLPQPLCLVGADARSLRWLERHRSSLRSAGALCLLVQAERVTDLDRVLDAAGEVPVQVSPGGELARRFGLQRYPVVISAEGFEQ; this comes from the coding sequence GTGACGCGAGTACCGGTGGCAGTGTTCACGGTCTTCGTGGTGTTGGGTGTGGCCAGTGATGCTCCGGCAGGCGAGGTAGCGCCTTCCGCCTCGGGCTCCTCTCCGGATGAGCCGCTTGTGGTGGCCGAGCCCGCTGATCTCCTTCCCGTGAACACGCCGGAGATGGAACCGGGCCGGTTGCGGGCGACGCCATCGGCCGACGCGGAGGGAATGCTGGAGCGCCTTCCGCAGCCTTTGTGCCTGGTGGGCGCGGATGCTCGGTCCCTGCGCTGGCTGGAACGCCACCGCTCGTCCCTTCGGTCTGCCGGTGCCCTGTGCCTCCTGGTGCAGGCGGAGCGCGTCACCGATCTGGATCGCGTCCTGGATGCCGCCGGCGAGGTGCCAGTGCAGGTGAGCCCGGGTGGTGAGCTGGCCCGGCGGTTCGGGCTCCAACGCTACCCGGTGGTGATCTCGGCGGAGGGCTTCGAGCAGTGA
- the traD gene encoding type IV conjugative transfer system coupling protein TraD has translation MTERYPVEALLRPPVEFYSAGVAACAAIIAVVAPWALMMTPTVAWGAAVILGGVAVWRGRQGWWIVRYHRNLKRLPEFRMRSAEIPVSRRKLYLGRGFRWRQKHTQRLRDTIRPEVQHYVEPGPLYHWARRREVAWESTPGLRLLAAALAYRSWWNPLAPLPPVGGKPALHAVGCDEEEDVYTDLGERVGHTLVLGTTRVGKTRLAELLIAQDIRRGDVTIVIDPKGDAELLKRVYAEARRAGREDRFHMFHLGYPEHSARYNAVGSFGRITEVASRTSRQLPSEGNSAAFREFAWRFVNIVAQARVALGYRPAYDQILQDVTNIEPLLIEYYEHWLPGVAPEGWRDEVGRREANMDERRVPRNLQGRDKRAIALVLYVKEQGLSDPVADGLRSAMEYDKTYFDKIVASLLPLMEKLTTGKTAELISPDYLDTDDPRPIFDWREVIRTGGVVYVGLDALSDADVAAAVGNSMFADLCSVAGQMYKHGQDDGLPERRLSMPTVNVHADEFNELIGDEFVPLLNKAGGAGFQVTAYTQTWSDVEARIGSKPKAGQVAGNFNTLVMLRVKEYATAEMLTTQLPQVEVFSLMQVSGTNDASDPDSDQHFSSRNEDRISVTEAPLLTPADVVTLPKGQGFALVEGGQLYKLRLPLPSGEADPVMPASLDEITERMARDYATGDAWWQTDPVPTPPPEDAA, from the coding sequence GTGACCGAGCGCTACCCCGTGGAGGCGCTGCTGCGCCCGCCCGTGGAGTTCTACTCAGCAGGTGTGGCGGCGTGTGCGGCGATCATCGCTGTGGTGGCGCCCTGGGCGCTGATGATGACGCCGACGGTGGCCTGGGGCGCGGCGGTGATTCTCGGCGGTGTCGCTGTGTGGCGGGGCCGTCAGGGTTGGTGGATCGTCCGCTACCACCGCAACCTGAAACGCCTGCCGGAGTTCCGGATGCGCTCCGCCGAGATTCCGGTGTCCCGGCGCAAGCTCTACCTGGGGCGGGGGTTCCGGTGGCGGCAGAAGCACACCCAGCGGCTCCGCGACACCATCCGGCCCGAGGTGCAGCACTACGTGGAGCCGGGCCCGCTGTATCACTGGGCCCGGCGGCGGGAGGTGGCCTGGGAGAGCACACCGGGGCTACGCCTGCTGGCCGCGGCGCTGGCCTACCGCTCCTGGTGGAATCCCCTGGCACCATTGCCCCCCGTCGGTGGCAAACCGGCACTGCACGCCGTTGGCTGCGACGAGGAGGAGGACGTCTACACCGACCTCGGCGAACGCGTCGGGCACACCCTGGTGCTTGGCACCACGCGGGTGGGCAAAACGCGCCTCGCGGAGCTCCTGATCGCCCAGGATATCCGTCGCGGGGACGTCACCATCGTCATCGACCCCAAGGGGGACGCCGAACTCTTGAAGCGGGTCTATGCGGAGGCCCGACGCGCCGGACGCGAGGACCGCTTCCACATGTTCCACCTCGGGTACCCCGAGCACTCGGCGCGCTACAACGCCGTGGGCTCGTTCGGGCGCATCACCGAGGTGGCGAGCCGCACCTCCCGCCAGTTGCCGAGCGAGGGCAACAGTGCTGCGTTCCGGGAGTTCGCCTGGCGGTTCGTGAACATCGTCGCCCAGGCCCGCGTCGCGCTGGGCTACCGGCCGGCCTACGACCAGATCCTCCAGGATGTGACCAATATCGAGCCACTGCTCATCGAGTACTACGAGCACTGGTTGCCGGGCGTTGCCCCTGAAGGCTGGCGGGACGAGGTCGGTCGGCGCGAGGCGAACATGGACGAGCGCCGCGTCCCCCGGAATCTCCAGGGGCGGGACAAGCGCGCCATTGCCCTGGTGCTTTACGTCAAGGAACAGGGGCTGTCCGATCCGGTGGCCGACGGCCTGCGCTCGGCCATGGAGTACGACAAGACGTACTTCGACAAGATCGTGGCGAGCCTCCTGCCGCTTATGGAGAAGCTCACCACGGGCAAGACCGCGGAGCTCATCTCACCGGACTACCTGGATACCGATGATCCGCGGCCGATCTTCGACTGGCGGGAGGTGATCCGCACCGGCGGCGTCGTGTACGTGGGCCTGGACGCGCTCTCCGACGCCGACGTGGCGGCCGCCGTGGGCAACTCGATGTTCGCCGATCTGTGCTCGGTGGCCGGGCAGATGTACAAGCACGGCCAGGACGACGGGCTGCCCGAGCGTCGCCTTAGCATGCCCACGGTCAACGTCCACGCCGACGAGTTCAACGAGCTGATCGGCGACGAGTTCGTGCCGCTTCTGAACAAGGCTGGCGGTGCGGGGTTCCAGGTGACCGCGTACACCCAGACATGGTCGGACGTGGAGGCGCGCATCGGCAGCAAGCCGAAGGCGGGCCAGGTGGCCGGGAACTTCAACACCCTGGTGATGCTGCGGGTGAAGGAGTACGCCACCGCTGAGATGCTCACCACCCAGCTTCCACAGGTGGAGGTGTTCAGCCTGATGCAGGTCTCCGGGACCAACGACGCCTCCGACCCGGATTCCGATCAGCACTTCTCCAGTCGCAACGAGGACCGTATCTCGGTGACCGAGGCGCCGCTGCTCACGCCGGCAGACGTGGTCACGCTACCGAAAGGCCAGGGGTTCGCGCTGGTCGAGGGCGGGCAGCTCTACAAGCTGCGTCTGCCGCTGCCAAGCGGCGAGGCCGATCCCGTCATGCCGGCCTCGCTGGACGAGATCACCGAGCGCATGGCCCGTGACTACGCCACGGGCGACGCCTGGTGGCAAACGGATCCGGTGCCTACGCCGCCACCGGAGGATGCGGCCTGA
- a CDS encoding TIGR03747 family integrating conjugative element membrane protein, which translates to MATRDVQASRHPAARKPGWVGSALGMVGQLVLWLLVALLFSILAEWVGQTWVWPERGVEHSRMMLEREAAYINQDFHRSAIPGVGEPAAYVQQFADVAYEGLIKATGVEWLLDWLARPPDPEGGRFQRALRSGYAAAEPYVLSAITITQVFALRLGVLTLAMPVFVLFALVAVVDGLVQRELRRWGGGRESSFVYHHAKRLMAPSIAMAWVVYLAMPVPVHPNWVILPFAVLNAVTVAITASRFKKYL; encoded by the coding sequence ATGGCCACCCGCGACGTCCAGGCAAGCCGCCACCCAGCCGCACGCAAGCCGGGGTGGGTTGGCAGTGCACTGGGCATGGTCGGCCAGCTGGTGCTGTGGCTGCTCGTGGCGCTGCTGTTTTCCATCCTGGCCGAATGGGTGGGGCAGACCTGGGTGTGGCCGGAGCGCGGTGTCGAGCACAGTCGCATGATGCTCGAGCGCGAGGCGGCCTATATCAACCAGGACTTTCATCGCTCGGCGATTCCGGGGGTGGGGGAGCCCGCTGCCTATGTTCAGCAGTTCGCGGATGTTGCCTACGAGGGGCTCATCAAGGCCACGGGCGTCGAGTGGCTGCTGGACTGGCTCGCTCGCCCGCCGGACCCGGAAGGCGGGCGCTTCCAGAGGGCACTGCGCAGTGGCTACGCCGCGGCGGAGCCCTACGTGCTCTCGGCGATCACCATCACACAGGTGTTCGCCCTGCGCCTGGGGGTACTGACCCTGGCCATGCCGGTGTTCGTGTTGTTCGCCTTGGTCGCGGTGGTCGACGGGCTCGTGCAGCGGGAACTGCGCCGCTGGGGCGGGGGACGGGAGAGCAGCTTCGTCTACCACCACGCCAAGCGGCTCATGGCGCCGTCCATCGCCATGGCCTGGGTGGTTTACCTGGCCATGCCGGTGCCGGTGCACCCAAACTGGGTGATCCTGCCGTTTGCCGTGCTCAACGCCGTGACCGTGGCGATCACGGCGTCGCGGTTCAAGAAGTACCTGTGA
- a CDS encoding patatin-like phospholipase family protein, giving the protein MTRAKIGLTLSGGGSRAIAFHLGCLRALHDLGIMGHVKVLSTVSGGSVIGAMYATHQGSFPEFEAKVRRLLARGLTRAVLRKALTTTEGVRALYCWLILAVTGTFSIAVYGITWSVSLLAPPDRRRHWRVAGLSSPVRRFASRTTILRRVLEEDVFEEQGLADLPAGGPLLIVNAADLRTGSAFYFSQKSSGSWRLGTLASNDVTLGHAVTASAAYPLLLPALDDLLPFNKKDGTRREERVTLTDGGVYDNLGLAPLWPDRDPQISLNVTKVDTIICCRAGYGLRFDSPSQFLLARMSSAFACVHDRAQNAAMKRLFDLRTSGTLKGILVPYLGQDDSRLEYPPDDLVTREDVHAYPTDFSAMPDEWVEKLSRRGEQLTKALIEEHHPELATKPTTRQHIT; this is encoded by the coding sequence ATGACCAGAGCAAAGATTGGCCTAACTTTATCCGGTGGCGGTTCGCGGGCAATCGCGTTCCATCTTGGTTGCCTCCGCGCCTTGCATGACCTCGGAATCATGGGTCACGTCAAAGTCCTGTCAACCGTTTCCGGTGGAAGCGTCATCGGCGCAATGTATGCCACCCATCAGGGCAGTTTCCCTGAATTCGAAGCCAAAGTTCGACGGCTTCTGGCGCGCGGCCTCACACGAGCTGTACTTCGAAAGGCTTTGACCACAACCGAAGGCGTGCGAGCGCTGTATTGCTGGCTCATTCTCGCTGTAACCGGCACCTTCTCCATTGCGGTTTATGGCATCACTTGGTCCGTATCACTGCTTGCCCCACCAGACAGAAGGCGACACTGGCGAGTCGCCGGGCTTTCCTCACCCGTGCGACGTTTCGCCAGCCGAACCACCATTCTCCGGCGGGTGTTGGAAGAAGACGTGTTTGAGGAACAGGGTCTTGCCGACCTGCCCGCCGGCGGGCCGTTGCTTATCGTTAACGCCGCCGACCTGAGGACCGGTTCCGCGTTTTATTTTTCGCAAAAGAGTTCTGGATCATGGCGTCTCGGGACACTTGCAAGCAACGACGTCACCCTGGGACACGCCGTGACCGCATCCGCGGCCTATCCGCTTCTCTTGCCAGCACTTGATGACCTTTTGCCGTTTAACAAGAAAGACGGTACACGACGCGAAGAAAGGGTAACACTCACAGATGGCGGCGTTTATGACAACCTTGGTCTTGCGCCACTGTGGCCGGACCGTGACCCGCAAATCAGTCTAAACGTTACGAAGGTCGACACCATAATATGTTGCCGGGCAGGTTATGGTTTACGATTTGACTCCCCCAGTCAGTTCCTACTGGCCCGCATGAGCAGTGCGTTTGCCTGCGTTCATGATCGGGCCCAGAATGCGGCGATGAAACGCTTGTTCGACCTGAGAACTTCCGGAACGCTCAAGGGCATTCTCGTACCTTATCTGGGGCAGGACGACAGCCGATTAGAGTATCCGCCCGACGACCTCGTTACGCGGGAAGATGTACATGCATATCCCACAGATTTTTCCGCAATGCCAGACGAATGGGTCGAGAAGCTCAGTCGGCGCGGCGAACAGCTGACAAAAGCGCTGATCGAGGAGCATCACCCGGAACTCGCAACCAAGCCAACGACGAGGCAACATATCACTTAG
- a CDS encoding ThiF family adenylyltransferase — translation MLHNADELDLIGTVKADGQTLRVLPIQQVGELKGQHQPICLVAYSIPPERMQRLQFAPETLGSLADMLAERGIDLFTDLRRRFSDWLDQGEQALWPLLSRFAIIVEMPIIAPDGSQQNGSDLRAFITDRPAGKIAVALGIALPQEHSDEGSQVGYLKAVREQPEDTEAIRTIPAQSAEVHYEFDRLLATQLSSRDNVDAREVVMVGAGAIGSHVAECLGREGRFSWTIMDDDRLLPHNIARHTGRDADVTRGKADLVAELVSEVIHESPPIARSLAANVMDCDDSRDKIDQALERAELIIDATASVVAARYLSDHSSTARRASVFFNPSGEAAVLIAESADRSLTLRDLEAQYFGFVAREDRLAGHLSDGEGTYAYTGACRAITNLIPESRVMALSGLVAGGLGTAVDHDEGIIRIWSMSQYGAVDICESQPAQVERFRAGDWTVSVDQGLIERIQALRHHHLPEETGGVLTGVVDIPAKHIHVVDAAPAPADSARSTTGFVRGTSGVQEYLGRISEQTLGQVRYIGEWHSHPPHAPTHPSATDLAQIDWFAALFDMDDLPALMLIAGEHDVRLVFANLEGEVIGQ, via the coding sequence GTGCTGCATAATGCAGATGAGCTTGATCTGATCGGTACCGTGAAAGCGGACGGGCAGACTCTGCGTGTGCTCCCGATCCAGCAGGTCGGGGAGCTGAAAGGTCAACATCAACCGATCTGCTTGGTCGCATACAGTATTCCCCCGGAAAGAATGCAGCGCCTTCAGTTTGCGCCTGAGACCCTGGGAAGTCTTGCTGACATGCTCGCAGAGCGGGGCATAGACCTTTTCACCGATTTGCGGCGCCGTTTTTCGGATTGGCTTGATCAGGGCGAACAGGCTTTGTGGCCACTCCTGTCTCGGTTTGCCATCATCGTAGAAATGCCGATCATTGCCCCAGACGGCTCGCAGCAGAATGGGTCCGACCTACGCGCATTCATCACTGATCGGCCAGCCGGCAAGATTGCGGTAGCGCTCGGCATCGCACTTCCGCAAGAACACAGCGATGAAGGTAGCCAAGTTGGTTACCTTAAGGCAGTACGGGAGCAGCCGGAGGACACTGAAGCAATACGCACGATCCCGGCACAATCCGCCGAGGTGCATTACGAGTTCGACCGCCTACTTGCGACGCAGCTGAGCAGCAGGGACAACGTTGATGCCCGCGAGGTCGTGATGGTGGGGGCCGGCGCAATCGGCTCGCATGTTGCAGAGTGCTTGGGCCGCGAAGGGCGGTTTTCCTGGACGATCATGGACGATGACCGGCTGCTGCCGCACAACATCGCTCGGCACACCGGACGTGATGCTGACGTCACAAGGGGCAAAGCCGATCTGGTTGCAGAGCTGGTTTCCGAGGTGATCCACGAATCCCCGCCGATCGCGCGCAGTCTTGCCGCCAATGTAATGGACTGCGACGACTCGCGCGACAAAATTGATCAGGCGCTCGAACGCGCTGAGCTCATCATCGATGCCACGGCATCCGTCGTGGCCGCGCGTTATCTTTCCGATCATTCGTCGACCGCGCGCCGCGCCAGTGTCTTCTTTAATCCATCCGGTGAGGCGGCGGTACTGATTGCGGAGTCCGCGGACCGCTCGCTAACCCTACGCGACCTGGAAGCTCAGTATTTCGGTTTCGTGGCGAGGGAGGACCGGCTTGCGGGGCACCTTTCAGACGGAGAGGGGACATATGCCTATACCGGTGCCTGCCGAGCCATAACGAACCTGATACCTGAGTCGCGTGTGATGGCACTAAGCGGGCTTGTCGCAGGCGGCCTTGGCACGGCCGTCGATCACGATGAAGGCATAATCAGGATATGGTCAATGTCTCAGTACGGTGCCGTCGACATCTGCGAAAGCCAGCCCGCACAGGTTGAGCGCTTCCGAGCTGGAGATTGGACTGTCTCCGTCGATCAAGGTCTCATCGAGCGCATTCAGGCCCTCCGGCATCATCATCTTCCCGAAGAGACCGGCGGCGTACTGACGGGGGTGGTTGACATCCCAGCGAAGCACATACACGTCGTAGATGCAGCGCCCGCGCCTGCGGACAGCGCCCGCAGCACTACCGGCTTCGTGCGCGGTACCTCCGGCGTTCAAGAGTACCTTGGCCGAATATCGGAGCAGACGCTCGGGCAGGTTCGTTACATTGGCGAATGGCATTCTCACCCGCCGCATGCCCCGACACATCCGAGCGCGACGGATCTCGCACAAATTGACTGGTTTGCCGCCCTTTTCGACATGGACGATTTGCCAGCCCTGATGCTCATCGCCGGCGAGCACGATGTACGCCTCGTCTTCGCGAACCTTGAGGGCGAAGTAATTGGGCAGTGA